The Cloacibacillus sp. genome includes a region encoding these proteins:
- a CDS encoding DMT family transporter, translated as MSSNSSNYRSVLIADMTLVLVAFIWGAGIPLSAVLARGLTPLWAVALRMLIAAFFLILMFPKTILTSTRRDWGISLIQTSILTCVFVSLTFGLVYSTASKQAFIGGLNVILVPVFVWILYKVRPSGWLFAGAGVTTVGLLVMGFTPGMEFNFGDLLSFIMAIFYAAQVLGADYCARRVEPTRLVALHIIMLAVILAVLALIFEPIPNPLTFSKKIWASLLCVSLCNTILCFILQFRAQKKTSATHAAVIFSLEGLFGYILAVASGQDPFHLQGALGGVLIIVGMLITELEGFLKARREQKEPATE; from the coding sequence TGGTCGCATTCATCTGGGGCGCTGGGATTCCGCTCTCCGCGGTGCTCGCGCGGGGGCTGACCCCGCTTTGGGCAGTGGCGCTGCGAATGCTGATCGCCGCCTTTTTCCTCATCCTGATGTTTCCAAAGACGATATTGACCTCTACGCGGCGCGACTGGGGGATATCCCTTATACAGACCTCGATACTGACCTGCGTATTCGTCTCGCTCACCTTCGGTCTCGTCTACAGCACGGCAAGCAAGCAGGCATTCATCGGCGGCCTCAACGTCATTCTGGTGCCAGTCTTCGTCTGGATACTCTATAAGGTGCGCCCCTCCGGCTGGCTCTTCGCGGGAGCGGGAGTCACCACCGTCGGACTGCTCGTCATGGGCTTCACTCCGGGAATGGAATTTAACTTCGGCGACCTGCTGTCCTTTATAATGGCGATATTCTACGCGGCGCAGGTGCTCGGCGCCGATTACTGCGCGCGGCGAGTCGAGCCGACACGGCTCGTGGCGCTGCACATCATTATGCTCGCGGTAATACTCGCCGTACTCGCGCTTATCTTTGAGCCGATCCCGAATCCGCTGACCTTCAGCAAAAAGATCTGGGCCTCGCTGCTCTGCGTCTCGCTCTGCAACACCATCCTCTGCTTCATCCTCCAGTTCCGCGCCCAGAAAAAGACCAGCGCCACCCACGCCGCGGTAATATTCTCCCTTGAGGGCCTCTTCGGCTACATCCTCGCCGTCGCCAGCGGCCAGGACCCCTTCCATCTCCAGGGCGCGCTAGGCGGTGTCCTCATCATCGTCGGTATGCTCATCACAGAGCTTGAGGGCTTCCTAAAGGCAAGGCGCGAACAAAAGGAGCCGGCAACGGAATAG